The Pyrodictium delaneyi genome contains a region encoding:
- a CDS encoding RsmB/NOP family class I SAM-dependent RNA methyltransferase, with product MDKIARSLIDFSAKVLYIVMTKHVSHDRAFQAALREYRKAARYVPLKVLYRVSHDIVSDYYLLRYAEQKIYGSRGSARRMAKLWLLLRGLESEHLVQHIESVERLRRRLVKSLPRRIENVEELVEGIEDTVKRLSVVYSFPRWFVEVFLEVLGRNETEKLLAALNEEKWWIRVNTLKADVDSVAERLLDKGVVVRRDPDLPYMLEVVDFNEPLHHLEEMWRGEIVFQDKASALVVEALHPEPGDTILDLAAAPGIKDALIMQLTENRARIIAVDVSWERLKRTKRLLRLYGVDTSRVEIIHADSRSLELRTKPDKIILDAPCTSSGAMGKDPAIKMHLEDLAWIRRFPALQREMLKKALTYKSSYIVYAVCSLLPFEGEEHISSMLGELEPLDPEIPGSPGYKPYNFRERVRRLLPHIHGTQGFFIAGLRPA from the coding sequence ATGGACAAGATTGCTAGGAGCTTGATAGATTTTAGCGCCAAAGTGCTCTACATTGTTATGACTAAGCATGTTAGTCATGACAGGGCGTTCCAAGCGGCTCTTCGCGAGTACCGGAAAGCAGCCCGCTACGTGCCTCTCAAGGTCTTGTACAGAGTCTCGCACGACATAGTCTCGGACTACTACCTGCTCCGTTACGCTGAGCAGAAGATCTACGGAAGTCGTGGGAGCGCTCGCCGCATGGCTAAGCTATGGCTCCTCTTGAGGGGTCTCGAGTCGGAGCACCTAGTGCAGCATATAGAGAGTGTTGAGCGTCTACGCCGTAGGCTCGTTAAGAGCCTGCCGCGCCGCATAGAGAACGTAGAGGAGCTGGTAGAAGGCATAGAGGATACAGTCAAAAGGCTCTCGGTGGTCTACTCGTTCCCACGCTGGTTTGTTGAGGTGTTCCTAGAGGTTCTTGGGCGAAACGAGACAGAGAAGCTACTGGCCGCGCTTAACGAGGAGAAGTGGTGGATACGCGTAAACACGTTAAAAGCTGACGTGGATAGCGTGGCTGAGAGACTCCTCGATAAAGGCGTAGTAGTCCGCCGCGACCCAGACCTCCCCTATATGCTCGAAGTAGTAGACTTCAATGAGCCCCTACATCACCTGGAGGAAATGTGGCGTGGAGAAATAGTATTCCAAGACAAGGCTTCTGCACTAGTCGTTGAGGCGCTTCACCCCGAGCCCGGTGATACAATACTCGACCTAGCAGCAGCGCCAGGCATAAAGGATGCACTAATAATGCAACTGACAGAGAACCGAGCAAGGATAATAGCCGTAGACGTGTCCTGGGAGCGACTAAAGCGGACAAAGAGGCTTCTTCGTCTCTATGGAGTAGATACCAGCCGTGTCGAGATAATTCACGCTGATTCCCGCTCGCTGGAGTTACGCACTAAGCCAGACAAGATCATACTAGACGCGCCTTGCACGAGTAGTGGTGCTATGGGGAAGGACCCGGCGATCAAGATGCACCTAGAGGACCTCGCCTGGATTCGCCGATTCCCGGCTCTCCAGCGCGAGATGCTAAAGAAGGCGCTAACATACAAGAGTAGTTATATAGTCTATGCGGTGTGTAGCTTGCTGCCCTTTGAAGGCGAGGAGCACATATCCAGCATGCTCGGCGAGCTCGAGCCATTGGATCCAGAGATACCTGGCTCGCCCGGCTACAAACCCTATAACTTCCGCGAGCGCGTCCGCCGACTGCTCCCACACATACATGGTACACAAGGATTCTTCATAGCAGGTCTCAGACCCGCATAG
- a CDS encoding ERCC4 domain-containing protein, with translation MSECRRPRVYVDERERGSGVPEALAELGAAVIYTMAGVGDYIVSDRVAIERKTMHDLAESLFDGRLFDQARRLTEYYEIPVLLIEGDLTRLEEYTSRGQQIRLALAALALDYGIRILWSLNQRETARIIYNLACREQYGSRRSVVVHRKPRLDKLWMQQLYVVQSLPGVGPKLAERLLEKFGSIEAICRASIVELERVLGYERAQRVYRVLHTPYRSPGKPDT, from the coding sequence TTGAGCGAATGTAGGAGGCCAAGAGTCTATGTCGATGAACGGGAACGCGGAAGCGGCGTCCCTGAGGCACTCGCGGAGCTAGGTGCAGCCGTGATATACACTATGGCTGGCGTCGGGGACTATATTGTGTCCGATCGAGTGGCAATAGAGCGTAAGACAATGCACGATCTCGCTGAAAGCCTCTTTGATGGTAGGCTATTCGATCAAGCGAGACGCCTCACTGAATACTATGAGATCCCTGTACTGCTTATAGAGGGTGACTTGACTAGACTTGAAGAGTACACGAGCCGGGGACAACAGATCCGCCTAGCGCTGGCGGCCCTTGCTCTAGACTATGGTATCCGTATACTGTGGAGTCTCAACCAGCGCGAAACGGCCAGGATAATATACAACTTAGCTTGTCGCGAACAATATGGCAGTCGTCGTAGTGTAGTCGTGCATCGGAAGCCGCGGCTCGACAAACTCTGGATGCAGCAGCTCTACGTAGTCCAGAGCCTCCCTGGCGTCGGTCCGAAGCTAGCGGAAAGGCTCCTTGAAAAGTTTGGTAGCATAGAAGCTATATGTAGAGCTTCAATAGTAGAACTCGAGCGTGTACTAGGCTACGAGAGAGCCCAGCGTGTATATCGCGTGCTCCATACCCCTTATAGGTCTCCCGGCAAGCCGGATACATGA